From a region of the Streptomyces venezuelae genome:
- a CDS encoding ABC-F family ATP-binding cassette domain-containing protein has product MTATLVAKKLTAAHGERTLFADLDLVVAPGDVIGLVGVNGAGKSTLLRLLAGLDTPETGELRLSPPGAAVGHLPQEPERRPEESVREFLARRTGVAAAQAELDAATQGLVDGTPGADDAYATALDTWLDLGGADLDERAQEVADELGLAVGLDLPMTALSGGQAARAGLASLLLSRYDVFLLDEPTNDLDLDGLERLERFVKGLRAGTVVISHDREFLTRTVTKVLELDLAQQQINLYGGGYDSYLEERERARNHAREEFEEYAGKKSALEGRAQMQRNWMDKGVRNARRKASDNDKIGKNLRGESSEKQAAKARQTARAIERLEVVEEPRKEWELRMEIAAAPRSGSVVATLREASVRRGDFSFGPASLQIDWADRVAITGANGAGKSTLLAVLLGRLAPDSGAATLGSGVLVGEVDQARGLFLGDEPLLEAFCAAIPETEPAEVRTLLAKFGLKAAHVLRPAATLSPGERTRAALALLQGRGVNLLVLDEPTNHLDLPAIEQLESALDAYEGTLLLVTHDRRMLDAVHVTRRLEVADGKVTEL; this is encoded by the coding sequence ATGACTGCAACCCTCGTCGCCAAGAAGCTCACCGCCGCGCACGGTGAGCGCACCCTCTTCGCCGATCTCGACCTCGTCGTCGCCCCCGGCGACGTCATCGGCCTCGTCGGCGTGAACGGCGCCGGGAAGTCCACCCTGCTGCGGCTGCTCGCCGGGCTGGACACCCCCGAGACCGGGGAGCTGCGGCTCTCCCCGCCCGGCGCCGCCGTCGGCCACCTCCCGCAGGAGCCGGAGCGGCGGCCCGAGGAGTCGGTGCGGGAGTTCCTGGCCCGCCGTACGGGCGTGGCGGCCGCGCAGGCCGAGCTCGACGCCGCGACGCAGGGCCTGGTGGACGGGACGCCGGGCGCGGACGACGCGTACGCGACCGCGCTGGACACGTGGCTGGACCTCGGCGGCGCCGACCTCGACGAACGGGCCCAGGAGGTCGCCGACGAGCTCGGCCTCGCCGTCGGTCTCGACCTGCCCATGACGGCCCTCTCCGGCGGTCAGGCGGCCCGCGCGGGCCTCGCCTCGCTGCTGCTCTCCCGCTACGACGTGTTCCTGCTCGACGAGCCCACCAACGACCTGGACCTGGACGGTCTGGAGCGGCTGGAGCGGTTCGTCAAGGGGCTGCGCGCCGGCACGGTGGTGATCAGCCACGACCGCGAGTTCCTGACCCGCACGGTCACCAAGGTCCTCGAACTCGACCTCGCCCAGCAGCAGATCAACCTCTACGGCGGCGGCTACGACTCCTACCTGGAGGAGCGCGAGCGGGCCCGCAACCACGCCCGCGAGGAGTTCGAGGAGTACGCGGGCAAGAAGTCGGCCCTCGAAGGCCGCGCCCAGATGCAGCGCAACTGGATGGACAAGGGCGTGCGCAACGCCCGCCGCAAGGCTTCCGACAACGACAAGATCGGCAAGAACCTGCGCGGCGAGTCCAGCGAGAAGCAGGCCGCCAAGGCCCGCCAGACGGCGCGGGCGATCGAGCGGCTGGAGGTCGTCGAGGAGCCCCGCAAGGAGTGGGAGCTGCGCATGGAGATCGCGGCGGCCCCGCGCTCCGGCTCCGTGGTGGCCACCCTGCGCGAGGCCTCGGTCCGGCGCGGGGACTTCTCCTTCGGGCCGGCGAGCCTGCAGATCGACTGGGCGGACCGGGTGGCGATCACCGGGGCCAACGGCGCCGGCAAGTCCACCCTGCTCGCCGTCCTGCTGGGCCGGCTGGCCCCGGACTCCGGCGCCGCCACCCTCGGCTCCGGCGTCCTGGTCGGCGAGGTGGACCAGGCCCGCGGCCTGTTCCTCGGCGACGAGCCGCTGCTGGAGGCCTTCTGCGCGGCGATCCCCGAGACGGAGCCGGCCGAGGTCCGCACCCTGCTGGCCAAGTTCGGCCTCAAGGCGGCCCACGTCCTGCGCCCGGCGGCCACGCTCTCCCCGGGCGAGCGCACCCGGGCCGCGCTGGCGCTGCTGCAGGGCCGCGGGGTGAACCTGCTGGTCCTGGACGAGCCGACCAACCACCTCGACCTTCCGGCGATCGAGCAGCTGGAGTCGGCCCTCGACGCCTACGAGGGCACCCTCCTGCTGGTCACGCACGACCGCCGGATGCTGGACGCGGTGCACGTGACCCGCCGCCTGGAGGTCGCGGACGGCAAGGTCACCGAGCTGTAG
- a CDS encoding GlxA family transcriptional regulator: protein MPSTPRNVLVLLYDGVQSLDVTGPVEVFAALAHFPERAAYTIRTVSPEGAPVRTGSGLTLVPDGDLARARPGPGTTLLVPGGRFTGDFEPRLTDWLRTHGAGAERLVSVCTGGLLLAEAGLLDGRRATTHWNACEGMARDYPAVAVEPDPIYVRDGPVATSAGVTAGIDLALALVEEDHGQDVALTIARHLVVFLRRPGNQAQFSAQLAAQTARRDPLRDVQQWITEHPEEELGVEHLAARARLSPRHFARAFQAETGVTPGRYVERVRVDHARRLLEESGEGIAQIARACGYGNPEALRRAFVRTLGQPPAEYRRRFGTSRP from the coding sequence ATGCCGTCAACGCCGCGCAACGTCCTCGTCCTCCTCTACGACGGGGTCCAGAGCCTGGACGTGACCGGGCCGGTGGAGGTGTTCGCCGCGCTCGCCCACTTCCCGGAACGGGCCGCGTACACGATCCGGACCGTCTCGCCCGAGGGCGCGCCCGTCCGCACCGGCAGCGGCCTGACGCTGGTCCCGGACGGGGACCTGGCGCGGGCCCGGCCCGGACCCGGGACCACGCTCCTGGTGCCCGGGGGACGGTTCACGGGGGACTTCGAGCCCAGGCTCACCGACTGGCTCCGTACCCACGGGGCCGGCGCGGAGAGACTGGTCTCGGTCTGTACGGGCGGGCTGCTGCTGGCCGAGGCGGGCCTCCTGGACGGGCGGCGGGCGACGACGCACTGGAACGCCTGCGAGGGGATGGCGCGGGACTACCCGGCCGTCGCCGTCGAACCGGACCCGATCTACGTACGGGACGGACCGGTGGCCACCTCGGCCGGGGTCACGGCGGGGATCGACCTCGCCCTGGCGCTGGTGGAGGAGGACCACGGGCAGGACGTCGCCCTGACCATCGCCCGGCACCTGGTGGTGTTCCTGCGCAGGCCCGGGAACCAGGCGCAGTTCAGCGCGCAGCTGGCCGCCCAGACGGCCCGCCGGGATCCGCTGCGGGACGTGCAGCAGTGGATCACCGAACACCCGGAGGAGGAGCTGGGCGTCGAGCACCTCGCCGCCCGGGCCAGGCTGTCGCCGCGGCACTTCGCACGGGCGTTCCAGGCGGAGACCGGGGTCACGCCCGGGCGGTACGTCGAACGGGTCCGGGTGGACCACGCGCGGCGACTGCTGGAGGAGAGCGGGGAAGGGATCGCACAGATCGCCCGGGCCTGCGGGTACGGGAACCCGGAGGCGCTGCGCCGGGCGTTCGTGCGCACCCTCGGCCAGCCGCCCGCCGAGTACCGCCGCCGGTTCGGGACGTCGCGCCCCTGA
- a CDS encoding DJ-1/PfpI family protein yields MQIAVLLYDHFTALDAVGPFDTLGRLSDAEVLFVSERPGPVRTDNGSLALVADKRLDEVTRPDIVIVPGGPHPEREMANPVVMDWLRTVDATTTWTTSVCTGSLLLGAAGLLDGRRATSHWLYLDQLPKLGAEPTGERVVFDGKYVTAAGVSSGIDMGLTLLGRIAGDDFARAVQLMTEYDPQPPYDAGSPDKAPAALVEMMRSNNMPG; encoded by the coding sequence ATGCAGATCGCCGTACTTCTCTACGACCACTTCACCGCCCTCGACGCCGTCGGGCCCTTCGACACCCTCGGCCGGCTGTCCGACGCCGAGGTCCTCTTCGTCTCGGAGCGGCCGGGGCCCGTCCGGACCGACAACGGGTCGCTCGCACTCGTCGCCGACAAGAGGCTCGACGAGGTCACCCGGCCCGACATCGTCATCGTGCCCGGCGGTCCGCATCCCGAGCGGGAGATGGCCAACCCCGTCGTCATGGACTGGCTGCGCACGGTCGACGCCACGACCACCTGGACCACCTCGGTGTGCACCGGGTCCCTGCTGCTGGGCGCCGCCGGGCTGCTCGACGGCCGTCGGGCCACCAGCCACTGGCTCTACCTGGACCAGCTGCCGAAGCTCGGGGCCGAGCCCACCGGCGAGCGCGTGGTGTTCGACGGGAAGTACGTCACCGCCGCGGGCGTCTCCTCCGGGATCGACATGGGACTCACCCTGCTCGGCCGGATCGCCGGCGACGACTTCGCCCGGGCCGTGCAGCTGATGACCGAGTACGACCCCCAGCCGCCCTACGACGCCGGTTCGCCCGACAAGGCCCCGGCCGCCCTCGTCGAGATGATGCGGTCCAACAACATGCCCGGCTGA
- a CDS encoding MAB_1171c family putative transporter has translation MAADLTDFGNWLAVPSVVCLWLAVLLRAPGALRSPQQRGLWLAVATAAAAMTLNLPEVVSYALSRGPGYAHTIGLVRNLIGVLSAGAVLYFVAATTRGRRLQLTACVATVAWLGALLALDAAAPGHGTHAMPPTGDPVPSLAYWLVLISAHVTANIVCVALCSRYSRRTESRGLAAGLRLFGLGTALAGLFWLAYLLKALTGSTWAMPALPLLMNVHGLLRAAAILVPTLFTLRRACADIATTWRLWPLWRDLVEAVPHVALNKPRAWRVSELLWPPVPRNLLVYRKVIETRDAILILGEYVAPGALEEARGQVTGDGVPEQRATAAALARVLKEARQAKLDGVPGQPGEAAALELPAAIHTSQEGGDLADEARFLVDVAQAYAAPATPGK, from the coding sequence ATGGCAGCTGACCTGACCGACTTCGGCAACTGGCTCGCTGTCCCCAGCGTGGTGTGCCTGTGGCTCGCCGTCCTGCTCCGCGCCCCCGGAGCCCTGCGCTCCCCCCAGCAGCGCGGCCTGTGGCTGGCCGTCGCCACCGCCGCCGCCGCGATGACCCTCAACCTCCCCGAGGTCGTCTCGTACGCCCTGAGCAGGGGCCCGGGCTACGCCCACACCATCGGCCTCGTCCGCAACCTCATCGGGGTGCTGTCGGCCGGCGCCGTCCTCTACTTCGTCGCCGCCACCACCCGCGGCCGCCGCCTCCAGCTCACCGCCTGTGTCGCCACCGTGGCCTGGCTCGGCGCCCTCCTCGCCCTGGACGCGGCCGCGCCCGGCCACGGCACGCACGCCATGCCGCCGACCGGTGACCCGGTTCCCTCCCTCGCGTACTGGCTGGTCCTGATCTCCGCGCACGTGACCGCCAACATCGTCTGCGTGGCCCTCTGCTCGCGCTACAGCCGCCGCACCGAGAGCCGGGGACTGGCCGCCGGGCTGCGGCTGTTCGGCCTCGGCACCGCGCTCGCCGGACTGTTCTGGCTCGCGTACCTGCTCAAGGCCCTGACCGGCAGCACCTGGGCGATGCCCGCCCTCCCGCTGCTCATGAACGTGCACGGCCTGCTGCGCGCCGCAGCGATCCTCGTACCCACCCTCTTCACGCTCCGCCGCGCCTGCGCCGACATCGCCACGACCTGGCGGCTGTGGCCGCTGTGGCGCGACCTGGTCGAAGCGGTGCCGCACGTGGCCCTCAACAAGCCGCGCGCCTGGCGGGTGTCGGAGTTGCTGTGGCCGCCGGTCCCGCGGAACCTGCTCGTCTACCGCAAGGTCATCGAGACCCGCGACGCGATCCTGATCCTGGGCGAGTACGTGGCCCCCGGCGCCCTGGAAGAGGCCCGCGGCCAGGTCACCGGGGACGGGGTCCCCGAGCAGCGGGCCACCGCCGCCGCGCTGGCCCGCGTGCTGAAGGAGGCACGGCAGGCCAAGCTCGACGGAGTGCCCGGGCAGCCGGGCGAGGCGGCCGCGCTGGAACTGCCCGCCGCTATCCACACCTCGCAGGAGGGCGGTGACCTGGCGGACGAGGCCCGCTTCCTCGTCGACGTCGCCCAGGCGTACGCCGCGCCCGCCACCCCAGGGAAGTGA
- a CDS encoding SDR family NAD(P)-dependent oxidoreductase → MTTVLITGASAGLGAAFARGFAAKGCDLVLVARDKDRLDAVAAELAREYGTASEVLPADLLDPADCAVVAERLAATARPVDVLVNNAGFGLPAPFPYSPVEDEERMLDLLVKVPLRLTHAVLPGLRARRRGAVLNVSSVAGLLPTGTYGAAKAWITAFSESLRVDMAPYGVRVLAVVPGFTRTEFQERAGMDVSALRDAVWLEPEAVVAQALKDLALRRPVSITGHRYRAYALAVRHLPRTFVAARMARKRRAPADPTA, encoded by the coding sequence GTGACCACCGTACTGATCACCGGCGCCAGTGCCGGACTGGGCGCGGCCTTCGCCCGGGGCTTCGCCGCCAAGGGCTGCGACCTGGTCCTCGTCGCCCGCGACAAGGACCGGCTCGACGCCGTCGCCGCCGAACTGGCCCGGGAATACGGCACCGCGTCCGAGGTGCTGCCCGCCGACCTGCTGGACCCGGCGGACTGCGCGGTCGTCGCCGAGCGGCTCGCCGCGACGGCCCGGCCCGTGGACGTCCTGGTCAACAACGCGGGCTTCGGGCTGCCCGCACCCTTCCCCTACAGCCCGGTCGAGGACGAGGAGCGGATGCTCGACCTGCTGGTCAAGGTCCCGCTCCGGCTCACCCACGCCGTGCTGCCGGGCCTGCGCGCCCGCCGCCGGGGCGCGGTCCTCAACGTCTCCTCGGTGGCGGGACTCCTGCCGACCGGCACCTACGGGGCCGCCAAGGCCTGGATCACCGCCTTCAGCGAGTCCCTCCGGGTGGACATGGCGCCGTACGGGGTCCGGGTGCTGGCCGTGGTCCCCGGCTTCACCCGCACCGAGTTCCAGGAGCGGGCCGGCATGGACGTCAGCGCGCTGCGCGACGCGGTCTGGCTGGAGCCGGAGGCCGTGGTCGCGCAGGCCCTGAAGGACCTCGCCCTGCGCCGCCCGGTCAGCATCACCGGCCACCGCTACCGCGCCTACGCCCTCGCCGTCCGGCACCTTCCGCGTACGTTCGTGGCCGCCAGGATGGCCCGCAAGCGCCGGGCCCCGGCGGACCCGACCGCATGA